The genomic stretch CACTGTTTTACCGATCTTGAACCCGGGGACTACTGTGAACGCCACCCTCGGATCGTATTCCGCGGTGTTGAGCGCTTCTTCCTCGGCAATCGTCTCCATGTACACTTCGGAGAACCTCGACCCTTTGCTCACCTGAAAGATGGTGCCCTCCGGCTGGAACGAGAAGGCCAGGCAGTGAAGGAGCCACACCCGCTTCGCCATCTCCGCAAACATCGCAAAGAATGTGGTCTCCGGGAACTCGCCCGCGCTCACGAGGTTCCTGTGACTTGTGTTGCCAAAGAAAGCCGATTCCATTCTGGGGTGGATGATTCGCAGGTACTTGACCCGGCAGAATTTCGCAAAGGTCGATCTCGGCTTCTGGGACAAGTAATCCTTCGCCTTCGAGGACTTCAACTCCACAAACCTCTCGAAAAAGACCTGCTGCCACCTTCTCCTCTCGGGTAAGGACTCGGTGATGGAAAAGTAGGGGAATTGGAAACCATCGAACATTTCCCGGCAAACAAAGGATTCGAATGCAAAACACTTGTGATCCGGTCTCCAGTAAACAACTCCTGGTTCTATTGCGCTAGCCGCTGCTTCGACATCCCAGTCGGCAGATTTCATCTCGTCGATGAGCAACCTTACGAAGCTCCGAATGGACTTCACAGTATGGCGAAGTACAGTAACGAAATGATTTGGACTCAGGCCAGAGAGGTGAAGATTATCCAGAACAGACAAGGGGCCACTCTGATTTAACCTCTTCTCCGTCATTCTGTTTCTGTTGTTTAACTCCTCCAGCTTCTGTTTAAGAGATGCAAGTTCAGAGTCCTTGACTTTTTGCTGAAATTCCATCTTCTTGCACATTATTTCGTATGTTTTCAAAAGAAACTTCTGCTCCTGGATTTCAGCCAGAAGCATTGTGGTTTCTGGCGAAATATCAAACTGTCTCTTCACATAACATTGCTTCAACTCAGACAAGTTCTTCAACTCGGAAACAATCATTTGGTCGGCAGACTGAATCCCCTCAGCATCGTAAGGGGACTGAGCAAACTGTAATTTGGCATACGCCGCTTTGACAGATGAAATACTGGCAAATATCTTAGCAAGAAGAGCCTCTAAAGCCTCTCTGTCCTGAGTttcatcttcctcatcctcaaACATAGATCCATTGCTGGGATCATCCTTCAACTGATTATCCTTGACCACCTTCTGAGGCTTAGGCTTCTTAATTTCATCATCCGGGGCAATCCCAGTAGCAACACGAATATGAAGAACTTTCGATAATGTACGTGCCAACCTACTTTTTGACGGAGCGCTCGAAGATCTCTTAACGGAATCCATCTGAAAGAGGGAAAAGCGCAGCAAATAAGGATGATGATTGTGATTGTGAACAAAATACATCAGTCTCTCTAAGCATATAAgagcaaaaagcaaaagagaggtGATGATGAATTTgccgaagaaagagaaaaaagtagaGGATTTTACACTTATATTGAGGCCATTAATGGAGGACAAGATTTCTTTGTGTTTCACTACATGATACCCTTCCTTTGATGGTGTCAAATCTCCTCTTGAAAGAGAAACGAGTAGATTtggaaaagggggaaaaaaagaaggaagaaaggatACTTAGGAGTTGGTGGAAAGCCTGAGCGCTGTAGATCTAAGACAGGCTCCAAACTTGCACTAGAGATAAAACTTTTCAACTAGTGACCATGAAAAGCACAACGTATATTCCTCACATACCAATTATTAACAAAGAAAATCTTCTGAAGGCTAAGTATAATTCTCTCATAAAAACCTCAGTTGCTTGCGAGCACCTTGATGGGACAAATATTGATAAAATTgttgatttctaaagctccCATGACAAAACTAGTATGTCTCACAAATGCACTGGCTTCCTACTATTTACATCTAGCTCCTAAATTAACCCATTCGATAgtcaaaataaacaaaagcCTATTTTCTTTGCATTGAAACAATTATACATGGGCAGAAGTGCTATTACACCTCAGTTTAGCCTCACTGTATACAACCATTCAGTTCAACTAGTGCctatttggcactaaaataaccAGGACCCACCGTAGTGAAATCTCGTTCATCTTAAAGGAACATTCAACGTTCTACAGTTCATAAAACCGCATGAGTGGTTCCCGAATGaatttctaaaggaggcaattTTGTGTGGTAGAGGACTCATTGCTCTGTCTCATTTGAGAATCCAGCAGTTCTCATCACATGTATGAAAAGGCAGGCAACTTATCCAGACCACGATCACAAAGGCCCACAATTAGTCAGGTCATGCTAAGTGACCACACCACAAAGCAAAATATCACGGAGCAACTTTTCAACCAAATTTCCGGTTACAGCTCTACATTCCATACCTCAACGCAATTTCTCTTAGAAAGCGAagcaatagaaaacaaaaaagggacCATCATCAACTctcccaaaactttcaaaatgactATCCATGACCAAATGAAGTCAAAACTACAATGAAaagcagtttttttttaatccgtcCCCAGCTAGTGGAAAGTTGTTTTTCTATGGCCAGTGTTAGCCAAATACTGTTTAATGCGCATCAATAATTGCGAAGAATTTCATTTGATAATCGGTGAATAGACTGGAGCCACACATAGACAATATTCTAACATCACCTATGGAAAGTGAATTTTTTCTCGTCTAAAACTAAGTGGTTTCGTCAATGGATTGCAGTTATGAAGACCAAATTCAGGATTTCAGACCGCGACGGCAAGTGCCTCACCACGCTAGGCAGACGCAACAGTCTCAACTAACTCAAAACCTCATAGATTCAATGCTGTCTTCGGTAGGTACTTAAAAAATTAGTTCCGAATAAGAATGTTCAGGCCTCCAATGAAGACATGTTACCCTACCTCAAGTAGCTGCAGAAATTTGGAGCTCTCTTTGTATCTCAACCCGACTTCATTGTAACGTCAACTTCAATAACTAAATTGATGTAACATCGTAACATCCACCAATAGAAGCCTCAAGCCCTGCAACCGAACCCAGAAGCATCAaaaccaaaaacagaaaagaaatttAATCCAGAGGAAAAATCATGAAGAACCGCGAAACAGAGTAAAAGCAAGTGCTAAGGAGGCAGGTAGCCGAAAGCCCAaagttaaaaatagaaaaagacacCAGAAAGCATGAGGAAGAAATGGGAAAGAGAGAAATAGTTGGCGGAgctcaaagaaaatgaaattaagaaggagaaaatgggaaaaggggAAGACGGGGAACAACCAAAAAAGTTAAAGTGGAAACGAAACCACAGGGCTCCTTCGTTCACCAGAAAAACCAAGAACCGCAGGCAGAAGCAacccaggaaaagaaaaatcaaaaggcaaCGAACATCACCTCGCTAGAGCTCAAAAATCGCCAAAACCCCCCTAAAAACCCGTACCGGGCAGTCTCTTTTAAAGAAGAGAATgtaaacagaagaagaagaacaacagcACGAAAATGATGAACACCCCCACACGTTTTCATAATAGCCGCCGCGAATAAAATAGCATGCTCGTGTCAGACCGTGAGCCTCCCATTTTCTGACGATGaccatttgagaaaaaaaaaacccaataattgaaaattccccaagaaaaaaagggagagacttGAGGGGGGGTGGGTGCAATAGCGAGTCTCCAGGCGTGAACATACCTTTCAAACAAAGTTTACTTGACCGGGTCCGAGCTTGGAAAGCTCTATGCTGTTGGGAAACCAGGAAATCGATTAGCTACAGTAGCTATCTGAGGGAAGAAGGGAGAGAAGTAAAGATCTCTCTTTGACCGGCGtttcaaatctctctctttctaggaGCATCGGAGACTTTAATGAGCTGATCTTTGCCGATATACAACCCCACTTGACCGTTCTTCAGCCCCATTGGAAACTGGCCTTTCGGAAGTGGAGACAAATATTAAATGAGGTTTTCCATTTTCTGGAAGCGATAAAAGCCAGAGCCTTAAaatgagagacagagacagagacagagacggacagagagagcgagagctCAATTCAACGCTCGAGGAAGGGGAAAAACAAGCTCgaagactagagagagagagagagagagagtgagagtgaaaaGACCAT from Rhodamnia argentea isolate NSW1041297 chromosome 2, ASM2092103v1, whole genome shotgun sequence encodes the following:
- the LOC115754739 gene encoding protein GRAVITROPIC IN THE LIGHT 1-like, which gives rise to MDSVKRSSSAPSKSRLARTLSKVLHIRVATGIAPDDEIKKPKPQKVVKDNQLKDDPSNGSMFEDEEDETQDREALEALLAKIFASISSVKAAYAKLQFAQSPYDAEGIQSADQMIVSELKNLSELKQCYVKRQFDISPETTMLLAEIQEQKFLLKTYEIMCKKMEFQQKVKDSELASLKQKLEELNNRNRMTEKRLNQSGPLSVLDNLHLSGLSPNHFVTVLRHTVKSIRSFVRLLIDEMKSADWDVEAAASAIEPGVVYWRPDHKCFAFESFVCREMFDGFQFPYFSITESLPERRRWQQVFFERFVELKSSKAKDYLSQKPRSTFAKFCRVKYLRIIHPRMESAFFGNTSHRNLVSAGEFPETTFFAMFAEMAKRVWLLHCLAFSFQPEGTIFQVSKGSRFSEVYMETIAEEEALNTAEYDPRVAFTVVPGFKIGKTVIQCQVYLLNSNESR